A section of the Thermocrinis sp. genome encodes:
- the speE gene encoding polyamine aminopropyltransferase, whose translation MMDVFFMERDPYAPVRHCYPVEKVLYRGKSQYQEITVVESPYFGRVLVLDGVAQCDEKFEFIYHEFMAHVPLYAHPNPETVLIIGGGDGGVLREVLKHPEVKRAVLVDIDKEVIEVSKRFLPTMACAFDDPRAIVLNEDGYKYIQDYENEFDVIIVDSTDPVGFAHVLTTEEFFKYVYKALKDDGIYVGQTESIYYHIEIVRRIQKALRKVFPIVDLYTAVIPGYAGYWWTISVGSKKYQVREPKREVKAQTKLYSEEMHRYAFIPKGLYEKVLSDDYKF comes from the coding sequence ATGATGGATGTGTTCTTTATGGAGAGGGATCCATATGCGCCCGTCAGGCACTGCTATCCCGTAGAAAAGGTGCTGTACCGTGGTAAAAGCCAGTATCAAGAAATAACTGTGGTAGAATCTCCTTACTTTGGAAGGGTATTGGTTTTGGATGGTGTGGCTCAGTGCGATGAAAAATTCGAGTTTATTTATCACGAATTTATGGCTCACGTGCCACTGTATGCCCATCCTAATCCAGAAACTGTGCTCATCATAGGCGGAGGAGATGGGGGAGTTTTGAGGGAAGTGTTAAAACATCCAGAGGTTAAAAGGGCAGTTTTGGTGGATATAGATAAAGAGGTAATAGAAGTATCAAAACGTTTTTTACCCACTATGGCCTGTGCCTTTGACGATCCAAGAGCGATTGTCTTAAACGAAGATGGCTATAAGTACATTCAAGACTACGAGAACGAGTTTGATGTGATAATAGTGGATTCTACAGACCCTGTGGGATTTGCTCATGTACTAACTACAGAAGAATTCTTCAAATACGTTTACAAGGCTCTTAAAGATGACGGAATATACGTGGGGCAAACCGAGTCCATATACTACCACATAGAGATTGTAAGGAGGATTCAAAAGGCACTAAGAAAGGTCTTTCCTATTGTTGATCTTTACACGGCAGTAATCCCAGGCTATGCGGGTTATTGGTGGACCATATCGGTGGGTAGCAAAAAATACCAGGTCAGAGAACCCAAAAGAGAAGTCAAGGCTCAAACCAAGCTGTATAGTGAAGAGATGCACAGATACGCTTTTATACCAAAAGGTTTATACGAAAAAGTTTTAAGTGATGATTATAAATTTTGA
- a CDS encoding cbb3-type cytochrome c oxidase subunit I — MEKRFFFLALISLGLGGLLAFLVALARTPGIYKLFPPGYFYHALVGHVDLAIVVFLLAFTMLLWNKFFPAKDSVSFYLAFFGFLGIAIASFSGWGTAVSNNYLPTIVHPVFFFGALSFFCGLWLANIIRLKTAFRNIFSKDPLINSLSASVILAFLMMLAVLTSAFKTGSHSELYLFYERLYWAPGHIHQFLNGAMLLFSWYFLSKLLGIRHVLGLLRFANVSFLLFGFLLVLVPVIFEDPVSRNAKIFTELSYAIGLGIPIFLHIFNLLRKPVFSTSPYSLAFWLSVSLYLLGIVIAYAGLKADLRVPAHYHGAVTSLTLTLMAISYYLFKEYGWIRELPKIAKPQLFLYGFGMILFVLGLYFAGFKGAPRKTYGTGFTEDPFVLFSLVLMMVGTVFAVISGVMFVIYMLKTGLKAKHANLSAN; from the coding sequence GTGGAGAAAAGGTTTTTCTTTTTAGCTTTAATTTCCTTAGGCTTGGGTGGGCTCCTTGCCTTTCTGGTGGCCTTAGCTCGCACGCCTGGAATTTACAAGCTTTTTCCTCCTGGATATTTCTACCATGCTTTAGTTGGGCACGTGGATCTTGCCATAGTCGTATTTCTGCTTGCTTTTACCATGCTTTTGTGGAATAAATTTTTTCCAGCAAAGGATAGTGTAAGCTTTTACTTAGCCTTTTTTGGTTTTTTGGGAATAGCCATAGCTTCTTTTTCTGGCTGGGGCACTGCAGTTTCCAACAACTACCTTCCTACCATAGTCCATCCAGTGTTCTTTTTTGGAGCATTATCCTTTTTCTGCGGACTTTGGCTTGCCAATATAATTAGGCTAAAAACTGCTTTTAGAAACATCTTTTCAAAGGATCCGCTGATAAATAGTTTAAGCGCAAGTGTGATTTTAGCCTTTTTGATGATGTTGGCTGTTCTGACCTCTGCCTTTAAGACTGGAAGCCACAGTGAGCTTTATCTTTTCTATGAGAGACTTTACTGGGCACCAGGACACATACACCAATTTTTGAATGGTGCCATGCTCCTTTTCTCTTGGTATTTTCTCTCTAAGTTGTTAGGCATAAGGCACGTGCTTGGTCTTCTCAGATTTGCCAACGTGTCCTTCTTACTTTTTGGCTTCCTGTTAGTATTGGTGCCAGTTATCTTTGAAGACCCTGTTTCAAGAAACGCAAAGATATTTACCGAACTGTCTTATGCCATAGGCTTAGGTATTCCCATATTTTTACATATCTTTAACCTTCTGAGAAAACCTGTTTTTAGCACCTCTCCGTATTCCTTAGCCTTTTGGCTTTCTGTTTCACTTTACCTTTTAGGAATTGTTATAGCTTATGCAGGTTTGAAAGCGGATTTGAGAGTTCCTGCCCACTATCATGGAGCGGTTACAAGTCTGACCCTTACCCTTATGGCAATCTCCTATTACCTCTTTAAGGAATACGGATGGATAAGGGAACTTCCTAAGATTGCAAAACCTCAGCTATTTTTGTACGGCTTTGGGATGATACTCTTTGTCTTAGGGCTTTACTTTGCAGGTTTTAAGGGCGCTCCAAGAAAAACCTACGGCACTGGTTTTACGGAGGATCCCTTTGTACTCTTTTCTTTGGTGCTTATGATGGTGGGGACTGTCTTTGCGGTTATAAGTGGGGTGATGTTCGTGATTTATATGTTAAAGACTGGATTAAAAGCGAAGCATGCCAACCTTTCTGCTAACTAA
- the gcvPB gene encoding aminomethyl-transferring glycine dehydrogenase subunit GcvPB gives MGLIFELSEDNKKGYRLTNLDVQEVDVSQYLGEYYRKELNFPQVSELEVVRHYTKLSQKNYAIDTTMVPLGSCTMKYNPKINEELANKEEFLNLHPFLPEDYAQGTLRVMFELKELLKELGGFADVSLQPAAGAHGEFLGLLMIAAYHRDRGNTHKTKILVPDSAHGTNPASASICGFEVITVRSGKDGQLDWEDFMKKLDEKVAGLMITNPNTLGIFENKIKDIAQVLHERDALLYMDGANFNAIVGMAKPGKWGVDVMHFNLHKTFSTPHGGGGPGSGPVGVSERLRPYIPVPQVEFDGKKYYLNWDIPKSVGKLLSFYGHVGVIIRALAYILTYGKEIDKVAKYAVLNARYLHHLLKDVLHDPYPNSPKMHEVVFSGLHLQKVGISTLDLAKALLDEGFYAPTIYFPLVVKEAIMIEPTETESPQTLENFVKAIRSILQERAEATKSKPEKTPVGRINEAQANRRPVFRASLA, from the coding sequence ATGGGTTTGATCTTTGAGCTTTCAGAGGATAACAAAAAAGGTTATAGATTAACCAATCTGGATGTGCAAGAGGTAGATGTCTCCCAATACTTGGGCGAATACTATAGGAAAGAGCTAAACTTTCCGCAGGTTTCAGAGCTTGAGGTAGTTAGGCATTACACTAAGTTATCTCAGAAAAACTACGCCATAGACACCACTATGGTTCCCCTAGGTTCCTGCACTATGAAGTATAACCCAAAGATAAACGAGGAGTTGGCAAATAAAGAGGAATTCCTAAATCTACACCCCTTCTTACCTGAGGACTACGCGCAGGGAACGCTAAGAGTTATGTTTGAGCTCAAAGAGCTTTTAAAAGAATTAGGAGGGTTTGCGGATGTTAGCCTTCAGCCTGCCGCAGGAGCTCACGGAGAGTTCTTAGGATTGCTGATGATTGCAGCCTATCACAGGGACAGAGGGAATACACACAAAACCAAGATACTCGTTCCAGACTCTGCCCACGGCACAAACCCAGCCTCTGCCAGTATATGTGGGTTTGAGGTAATAACAGTAAGAAGTGGTAAGGATGGACAACTAGATTGGGAAGACTTTATGAAAAAGCTTGATGAAAAGGTGGCTGGGCTTATGATTACAAATCCGAACACACTTGGTATTTTTGAGAACAAAATAAAAGATATAGCTCAGGTTTTACACGAAAGGGATGCGTTGCTTTACATGGATGGAGCAAACTTTAACGCCATAGTAGGTATGGCAAAACCAGGTAAGTGGGGAGTGGATGTAATGCATTTCAATCTTCACAAAACCTTTTCCACACCCCATGGGGGCGGTGGTCCAGGAAGCGGTCCCGTGGGTGTGTCAGAAAGGCTAAGGCCATACATACCCGTGCCTCAGGTTGAGTTTGACGGAAAGAAGTATTATCTAAATTGGGACATTCCCAAAAGTGTAGGCAAACTCTTAAGCTTTTATGGACACGTGGGAGTAATCATCAGAGCCCTGGCTTACATATTAACCTACGGCAAGGAAATAGACAAAGTTGCCAAATATGCAGTTTTAAACGCAAGATACCTACACCACCTGTTAAAGGACGTTCTCCATGACCCCTATCCAAATTCACCCAAAATGCACGAAGTGGTCTTCTCTGGCTTGCACCTACAAAAAGTAGGAATCAGTACCCTTGATTTGGCTAAAGCTTTACTTGATGAGGGTTTTTATGCTCCAACAATATATTTTCCCCTTGTTGTTAAAGAAGCTATTATGATAGAACCTACGGAAACGGAAAGCCCGCAAACGCTTGAGAACTTTGTAAAGGCTATAAGGTCTATACTACAAGAAAGGGCCGAAGCTACGAAGTCTAAACCCGAGAAAACACCCGTTGGAAGAATAAACGAAGCTCAAGCGAACAGAAGACCTGTCTTTAGAGCCTCATTGGCATAA
- the dapF gene encoding diaminopimelate epimerase, giving the protein MRFSKLQGSGNDFVVIDNRDKKVEEFLKDLGLSIADFVKKVCAFHTGVGADGLILIEKPKDRNNDFSWRFFNADGSEAEMCGNGSRCAVRFAFEEGMVGEYVRFETLAGIIQAFVLEKGRRIKVQLTQPKDYREVVLDVEGQRIEGSFINTGVPHFVVLVDDMEKIDVVKLGRLIRFHPDFQPKGTNVNFIQPMSFNSIRIRTYERGVETETLACGTGSTASAIVAYKKGIVSTKPVEVKTRSGEILKIDFDEHLTQVFLEGSVVRVFDGFLRREFLEC; this is encoded by the coding sequence ATGCGGTTTTCTAAGCTGCAGGGATCTGGTAATGACTTTGTTGTTATAGACAACAGAGATAAAAAGGTTGAAGAATTTTTGAAGGATCTGGGGCTAAGTATTGCGGATTTTGTAAAAAAGGTATGTGCTTTCCATACTGGTGTTGGTGCGGATGGGTTAATACTAATAGAGAAGCCCAAAGACAGAAATAACGACTTTAGCTGGAGATTTTTTAACGCTGATGGTTCTGAAGCAGAGATGTGTGGTAATGGCTCACGCTGTGCGGTTAGGTTTGCCTTTGAAGAGGGTATGGTAGGAGAATACGTTCGCTTTGAGACCTTAGCGGGGATTATTCAAGCCTTTGTTTTGGAAAAGGGCAGAAGAATAAAAGTCCAGCTTACCCAACCCAAAGACTACAGAGAGGTAGTTTTGGATGTGGAGGGTCAGAGGATAGAAGGGAGTTTTATAAACACCGGAGTGCCCCACTTTGTAGTTTTGGTGGATGATATGGAAAAGATTGATGTGGTTAAGTTGGGCAGATTGATCAGATTTCATCCCGATTTTCAGCCTAAAGGAACAAACGTAAATTTTATCCAACCTATGAGCTTTAATAGTATAAGGATAAGGACCTATGAAAGAGGCGTGGAAACAGAAACCTTAGCCTGTGGGACAGGTTCCACCGCTTCTGCCATAGTTGCTTACAAAAAAGGCATTGTTTCTACAAAACCTGTGGAGGTTAAAACCCGCAGTGGAGAAATTCTCAAAATAGATTTTGATGAGCATTTAACGCAAGTGTTTTTAGAAGGTAGCGTAGTGAGAGTGTTTGATGGTTTCCTGCGGAGGGAATTCCTTGAATGTTAA
- the ilvN gene encoding acetolactate synthase small subunit — translation MSDTIGRNEISAIKAPMFREVKKGETRKHIISVLVRNELGVLARIATLIAGKGYNIEGLSVGETHEKGLSLMTIEVIGDDVVIEQVVKQLRKLIDTIKVKDLIDSPHVERELALVKIHTATPRARDEVLRLTEIFRGKIVDVSPDTYTVEITGDEDKINAFLQLVKPFGIKEMARTGKVALEREGV, via the coding sequence ATGAGCGATACCATAGGAAGGAACGAAATATCAGCCATAAAGGCCCCTATGTTTAGAGAAGTGAAGAAGGGAGAAACGAGAAAGCACATAATATCTGTCCTTGTGCGTAATGAACTGGGAGTTTTGGCAAGGATAGCCACCCTCATAGCGGGGAAAGGTTACAACATAGAAGGGCTTTCAGTGGGAGAAACCCATGAGAAGGGACTATCTTTAATGACTATTGAGGTGATAGGGGACGATGTGGTAATAGAACAGGTGGTAAAACAGCTCAGAAAACTGATAGACACTATAAAGGTAAAAGATCTAATAGACAGCCCTCATGTAGAGAGGGAATTAGCCCTTGTAAAGATTCATACCGCCACGCCAAGGGCAAGGGACGAAGTGCTCAGGCTAACTGAGATCTTTAGAGGTAAAATAGTGGATGTATCACCAGACACTTACACGGTAGAAATAACTGGAGATGAGGATAAGATAAACGCTTTTTTGCAACTTGTAAAACCTTTTGGTATAAAGGAGATGGCTAGGACAGGGAAAGTAGCTCTGGAAAGGGAGGGAGTGTAA
- the surE gene encoding 5'/3'-nucleotidase SurE encodes MPTFLLTNDDGYFSEGLKALRDELKKLGRVITVAPDRNLSGVGHSLTFSMPLRMRRIEQDFWTVIGGTPADCIHLGYYVILEGQKPDLVCSGINDGPNLGEDITYSGTVSGAMEGRILGIPSVAFSAFGGEVKNFKEIAKVARLITAKILEKGMPENTYLNVNIPDLPMEQIKGFLITRQGRRAYKERVLKLLDPARKPLYWITATEFGWHLEEETDYWAVYHGYVSITPLQLDMTNYDAIKKLEKGLKLSLEVKE; translated from the coding sequence ATGCCAACCTTTCTGCTAACTAACGACGACGGATACTTTTCTGAAGGTTTAAAAGCCCTTAGGGATGAGCTAAAAAAACTCGGAAGAGTTATAACAGTGGCACCAGATAGAAATCTAAGTGGTGTGGGACACTCTTTGACCTTTAGCATGCCTCTGAGGATGCGAAGGATAGAGCAGGACTTTTGGACAGTTATTGGTGGCACTCCAGCGGATTGCATACACCTGGGCTATTACGTCATACTGGAGGGACAAAAGCCAGATTTGGTGTGCTCGGGTATAAACGATGGTCCCAACTTGGGAGAGGACATTACTTACTCTGGCACAGTTTCTGGGGCTATGGAAGGAAGAATATTGGGCATACCTTCCGTTGCTTTTTCAGCCTTTGGTGGAGAGGTGAAGAACTTTAAAGAAATCGCAAAGGTGGCAAGGCTTATAACTGCCAAGATCCTTGAAAAAGGTATGCCGGAAAATACTTACTTGAACGTAAACATCCCCGACCTTCCAATGGAGCAAATAAAGGGCTTTTTGATTACAAGACAGGGGAGAAGAGCCTATAAAGAGAGAGTATTAAAACTCTTGGATCCCGCAAGGAAGCCTCTCTATTGGATAACTGCCACCGAGTTTGGTTGGCATCTGGAAGAGGAAACAGATTACTGGGCTGTGTATCATGGTTATGTGTCTATAACCCCACTGCAGTTAGATATGACTAATTATGATGCTATAAAAAAGCTGGAAAAAGGTTTAAAATTGTCCTTAGAGGTGAAAGAATGA
- a CDS encoding DUF4149 domain-containing protein — MSKFLFFLNSFYLGMGVFFSIYVAPTLFRVLDRAEAGKVVEKVFPVYFGIGFLVMLISVAVGWKLGKLFFAASLANLLVHGFHLFYVLPKARNLKLIDYSEFMKWHGVSMGLNLLGLLLAFIMIIFLVRKI, encoded by the coding sequence ATGAGTAAGTTTTTGTTCTTTTTAAACAGCTTCTACTTAGGTATGGGTGTCTTTTTCAGCATATACGTAGCCCCCACTCTATTCAGAGTTTTAGATAGGGCTGAAGCGGGAAAGGTGGTAGAGAAAGTTTTTCCAGTTTATTTTGGTATTGGCTTTCTTGTAATGCTGATCTCCGTGGCAGTTGGTTGGAAGTTAGGCAAACTTTTCTTTGCAGCATCCTTGGCTAATCTCTTAGTGCACGGATTTCATCTATTTTATGTGCTTCCAAAAGCGAGGAATTTAAAGCTAATTGACTATTCAGAGTTTATGAAGTGGCATGGTGTGTCCATGGGTTTAAATTTACTTGGTTTATTGCTTGCTTTTATTATGATTATATTTTTGGTAAGAAAGATATAA
- the dnaN gene encoding DNA polymerase III subunit beta, with protein sequence MQIFVDRVEFSDALSKAKLATEKKSALPVLNNFKLVADEDRLYIYATDLENFLVFHLPAKVEVKGETSVNANKITSVVKSLSSAEVYVELVEDKLTVKGGRSQFKLVCADPSEFPEFPQAVVKEHIPGSLLSEAISKVEYAISKEDTRYALQGMYVRNHENKLHFVGSDGHRLALFMPKVAFEDELLLSRKSLKVLERLLKDVIGSVQVGKDENFAHVKGENWILSVRLLEGEYPDYLSVIPTDFRVNAIVDRDELEDSLKRLSAVSSASAFPVKLSFMKDLLILEISEPEFGEGKDEVDIDYSGEPMEIGFNGKYLLEALESFDSEKIYIKAFDAESPVVFESYDFDKDPYICLIMPMRL encoded by the coding sequence ATGCAGATTTTCGTAGATAGGGTTGAGTTTAGCGACGCACTATCAAAAGCGAAGTTAGCTACTGAAAAAAAATCTGCCCTTCCTGTACTTAATAACTTCAAATTGGTAGCGGACGAAGATAGATTGTATATTTACGCCACAGACCTGGAGAACTTTTTAGTATTTCACCTACCCGCAAAGGTGGAGGTCAAAGGTGAGACTTCCGTAAACGCAAATAAAATAACATCTGTAGTAAAAAGTCTATCTTCCGCAGAAGTCTACGTAGAGCTTGTGGAGGATAAACTAACGGTAAAAGGGGGAAGAAGTCAATTTAAATTGGTATGTGCAGATCCTTCTGAATTTCCTGAATTTCCACAGGCGGTTGTAAAAGAGCATATTCCTGGCTCTCTTCTGTCTGAGGCTATATCCAAGGTGGAATATGCCATATCAAAAGAGGACACAAGGTATGCTCTGCAGGGAATGTATGTTCGCAATCATGAAAACAAGCTTCATTTTGTTGGTTCTGATGGACACCGCCTTGCCCTCTTCATGCCAAAGGTCGCATTTGAGGATGAGCTTTTACTATCTCGCAAAAGTTTAAAAGTTTTGGAGAGATTACTTAAAGACGTCATAGGGTCCGTTCAGGTAGGTAAGGACGAAAACTTTGCCCACGTGAAGGGGGAGAACTGGATCCTTTCGGTTAGGCTTTTGGAAGGTGAATATCCAGATTATCTATCAGTTATTCCTACCGATTTTCGGGTTAATGCAATAGTGGATAGGGATGAGTTAGAGGATTCTTTAAAAAGGCTTTCTGCTGTTTCGTCTGCCTCTGCCTTTCCTGTAAAACTCTCTTTTATGAAGGATTTACTAATTTTGGAAATATCTGAGCCAGAATTTGGCGAAGGAAAAGACGAAGTGGATATAGACTACAGTGGAGAGCCTATGGAGATAGGTTTCAACGGAAAGTACCTGTTGGAAGCTTTGGAAAGTTTTGACTCTGAAAAGATCTACATAAAAGCTTTTGATGCGGAAAGTCCAGTAGTGTTTGAAAGTTATGACTTCGATAAAGATCCCTATATTTGCTTGATTATGCCAATGAGGCTCTAA
- a CDS encoding GGDEF domain-containing protein — translation MLKRRILIRVILSFLITFFPTAFLIHFVFQRIGEEALIKERDILYNNFKTLLKHKESDLELAKSKIIQSKDDYYIWLRVDEECGGIAHYRITDRGLYYGKKIFLGEQCYFLGINFKELLEFIKELSHAEWLFYYDRTYIDRFPQEFLDIFVKDKLFKNDVVIAGFSDESVLNVPFKVSGYLVYGSGFKKSLLVEFPLFEENGYQFGQVLLVKDISPIYANFYTLMGVLVAYSFVLSLLSSFLLYKFSGDLIARIIKLQEFSNRIKMGDFSKIEPFETSKKMDELDHLRNSFIDAAITIGNLLSELEAKNKQLQELAYYDSLTGLPNRRFFFEHANLIFEEAKRYGKKLSLLIIDIDHFKKINDAYGHDAGDIVLKVFADVLKGVVRQSDICARMGGEEFAVLLPNTGLDEARVLAERIRSAVASRPVEYDHKVILVTTSIGVSEFRSGMESIDDLIKEADIALYRAKEGGRNRVEVFTPDKTGESQT, via the coding sequence ATGTTAAAGAGAAGAATACTCATACGGGTTATTCTGTCCTTCTTAATAACATTTTTTCCAACAGCATTCTTAATCCATTTCGTATTTCAAAGAATAGGTGAAGAAGCATTAATTAAAGAAAGGGATATTTTATACAACAATTTTAAAACTTTGCTTAAGCACAAAGAAAGTGATTTAGAATTAGCCAAATCTAAAATAATTCAAAGTAAAGATGATTACTACATATGGTTAAGAGTAGATGAGGAATGCGGTGGGATAGCGCACTACAGGATTACAGACAGAGGACTTTATTACGGTAAGAAAATCTTTTTGGGTGAACAATGCTATTTTTTGGGTATAAATTTTAAAGAGCTTTTAGAATTTATTAAGGAATTGAGCCATGCAGAATGGTTGTTTTACTACGATAGAACTTACATTGACAGATTTCCACAAGAATTTTTAGACATCTTTGTTAAGGATAAATTGTTTAAAAACGATGTGGTAATAGCAGGCTTTTCTGATGAATCAGTTCTTAATGTGCCATTTAAGGTAAGTGGATACTTAGTCTACGGAAGCGGTTTTAAAAAAAGTCTATTGGTAGAATTTCCACTTTTTGAAGAAAATGGTTATCAGTTTGGGCAGGTGTTGCTCGTGAAGGATATTTCCCCCATATATGCAAACTTCTACACTTTGATGGGTGTGCTTGTTGCTTATTCTTTCGTGCTCTCATTGTTATCTTCTTTCTTACTCTACAAGTTCTCAGGGGATTTAATAGCCAGAATAATAAAACTCCAGGAGTTTTCCAACAGGATTAAAATGGGGGATTTTTCTAAAATAGAACCCTTTGAAACTTCCAAAAAAATGGATGAATTAGACCATCTGAGAAACAGCTTTATAGATGCTGCTATAACCATAGGCAATCTGCTTTCTGAGCTTGAAGCTAAGAACAAACAACTTCAGGAACTGGCTTATTATGATTCACTTACCGGTTTACCAAACAGAAGGTTCTTCTTTGAACACGCTAACTTAATCTTTGAAGAAGCAAAAAGATATGGGAAAAAGCTGTCTCTCTTGATCATTGATATAGACCACTTTAAAAAGATAAACGACGCTTATGGACATGACGCTGGAGATATAGTTTTAAAAGTCTTTGCAGATGTGCTTAAAGGTGTAGTAAGGCAATCTGACATTTGTGCAAGAATGGGAGGGGAGGAGTTTGCTGTGCTCTTACCCAACACAGGTTTAGATGAAGCAAGAGTATTAGCCGAGAGGATAAGAAGTGCGGTAGCAAGTAGACCCGTGGAGTACGATCATAAAGTGATCCTAGTCACTACAAGCATAGGAGTTTCTGAATTTAGAAGTGGTATGGAGAGTATAGATGATCTAATAAAAGAGGCAGACATTGCCCTTTACAGGGCAAAGGAAGGGGGAAGGAATAGAGTAGAAGTTTTTACTCCCGATAAAACAGGGGAGTCTCAAACTTAG
- the cyoE gene encoding heme o synthase, which produces MAVKALVKMATLSGAVRDYLLLTKPGIVLLVLITTLTGMYIAQRGFPPTNLVFWTLLGTGLASAGSAVLNQYFDRDLDTLMDRTKTRPLPLGSVSPSNAFWFGVILLSLSFLIMFFFTNPIATFFTALASFFYVSVYTLTLKRKSPLATEIGGVSGALPPVIGYTAVTGSLGFEPLVLFLIMFIWQPPHFWVLAIKYAEDYKKAGIPTLPVVKGIQHTKIKTLLYTSALLPMSILPYFYQMAGEIYLISASVLSLLYLLLTLRLLFSNKPNGGFLFFYSVIYLALLFTVMVFDLRR; this is translated from the coding sequence ATGGCGGTAAAGGCTTTGGTGAAAATGGCTACGTTAAGTGGTGCAGTTAGAGACTACTTGCTGCTTACAAAGCCCGGCATAGTCCTTTTGGTGTTGATAACTACCCTTACGGGGATGTACATAGCTCAGAGGGGTTTCCCTCCCACAAATTTAGTATTTTGGACTCTTCTTGGCACAGGCTTGGCTTCTGCTGGTTCTGCGGTCCTCAATCAATATTTTGACCGAGACTTGGATACGCTTATGGATCGCACCAAGACAAGACCTCTTCCATTAGGAAGTGTATCACCTTCCAATGCCTTTTGGTTTGGTGTAATCCTTTTGTCCCTTTCCTTTCTCATAATGTTCTTTTTTACCAATCCTATAGCGACCTTTTTTACGGCTCTTGCTTCTTTTTTTTATGTCTCCGTTTATACTCTAACTTTAAAGAGAAAAAGTCCCTTAGCTACGGAAATAGGGGGAGTCTCAGGAGCACTACCGCCTGTTATAGGATACACAGCCGTAACTGGTAGCTTGGGATTTGAACCGCTGGTGCTCTTTCTGATCATGTTTATCTGGCAACCGCCACACTTTTGGGTTTTGGCTATAAAGTATGCGGAAGATTACAAAAAGGCTGGCATTCCCACACTGCCTGTGGTAAAAGGCATACAGCACACAAAAATAAAAACCCTTCTTTACACCTCTGCCCTTTTGCCCATGAGCATCCTTCCATACTTTTATCAAATGGCCGGGGAGATTTACCTTATTTCAGCTTCTGTACTAAGCCTTTTATACCTTCTCTTAACTCTTAGGCTCCTATTCTCGAATAAACCTAACGGCGGTTTTCTTTTCTTCTACTCTGTTATCTATCTTGCTTTGCTTTTTACGGTTATGGTGTTTGATCTAAGGAGGTGA
- the dapA gene encoding 4-hydroxy-tetrahydrodipicolinate synthase — MFEGSIVALITPFKNGEVDYESLIKLIEFHVSNGTNAILVCGTTGESPTLTFEEHEKVIEEAVKIANGRIKIIAGTGANATHEAIELSTHAQKVGADACLLVVPYYNKPTQEGLYRHFKAVAEEIDIPIILYNIPSRTGVEIAPETIYRLAKEHEHIIGSKESTPNMDRISEIRRLMGENFTILSGDDSLTLPMMALGAKGVISVANNVMPKEVKALVDFALKGDFKKAREMHYYLYELFKVLFIETNPIPVKTACWAMGMCEKEFRLPMCEMKPENEKKLLSVLRSYNIPLVVQHE, encoded by the coding sequence ATGTTTGAGGGATCAATCGTAGCTCTGATAACGCCTTTCAAAAATGGAGAAGTAGACTATGAATCTTTAATCAAACTTATAGAGTTTCACGTAAGCAATGGCACAAATGCCATTTTGGTGTGCGGTACCACTGGGGAATCGCCTACTTTGACCTTTGAAGAGCACGAAAAGGTCATAGAGGAGGCAGTTAAGATAGCCAACGGTAGGATAAAGATAATAGCAGGCACGGGGGCAAACGCCACCCACGAAGCTATAGAGCTTTCAACTCACGCTCAAAAGGTAGGAGCGGATGCTTGCCTTCTGGTCGTTCCCTACTATAACAAACCAACCCAAGAAGGACTCTACAGACACTTTAAAGCAGTGGCAGAAGAGATTGATATACCAATAATTCTCTACAACATTCCATCAAGGACAGGCGTGGAGATAGCCCCAGAAACCATATACAGATTAGCAAAGGAGCACGAGCATATCATAGGCTCGAAGGAATCCACTCCAAACATGGACAGAATATCGGAGATCAGAAGGCTTATGGGAGAAAACTTTACTATTCTTTCTGGTGATGACTCTCTAACTCTTCCTATGATGGCTTTGGGGGCAAAGGGAGTAATCTCTGTAGCTAACAACGTAATGCCTAAGGAGGTTAAAGCACTCGTAGATTTTGCTTTGAAGGGTGATTTCAAAAAGGCGAGGGAGATGCACTATTATCTGTATGAGTTATTTAAAGTGCTCTTCATAGAGACTAACCCTATACCTGTAAAAACCGCGTGTTGGGCTATGGGAATGTGCGAAAAGGAGTTTAGACTTCCCATGTGTGAGATGAAGCCTGAAAACGAAAAGAAACTTCTTAGCGTGCTAAGGTCTTACAATATACCTTTGGTGGTCCAGCATGAGTAA